From Vitis vinifera cultivar Pinot Noir 40024 chromosome 5, ASM3070453v1, the proteins below share one genomic window:
- the LOC100258599 gene encoding gibberellin 2-beta-dioxygenase 2, giving the protein MVVASPTPIGSEKLIAVEVPIIDLAARGPKVAELIVKASQEFGFFKVINHGVPEDVIRKMEEESFNFFGKPDSEKKKAGPAQPFGYGCKNIGFNGDMGEVEYLLFNTNPHCISQRSETISNDPTKFSSAVSGYIQAVTDLACEILDLMAEGLWVQNTSVFSSLITHLDSDSVFRLNHYPPPLKDRDTSPSSSFQIHHQGNNIGFGEHSDPQILTILRSNDVGGLQICLGDGVWVPVPPDPTSFCVNVGDLLQAMTNGRFVSVRHRALTNSDKPRMSMAFFGAPPLHALITSPPEVVTPERPSLYRPFTWAEYKEITYSLRLGDSRLNLFKACPDKEAQE; this is encoded by the exons ATGGTGGTGGCCTCTCCAACCCCAATTGGAAGTGAGAAGCTCATAGCTGTGGAGGTTCCAATAATAGACCTCGCAGCTAGGGGACCGAAGGTAGCAGAGCTGATAGTGAAAGCTAGTCAAGAGTTTGGTTTCTTCAAGGTGATCAACCATGGAGTTCCTGAGGATGTGATCAGGAAGATGGAAGAAGAGAGTTTTAACTTCTTTGGGAAACCAGACTCAGAGAAGAAGAAAGCTGGGCCAGCACAGCCATTTGGCTATGGCTGCAAGAACATAGGGTTTAATGGTGATATGGGTGAGGTTGAATACCTTCTGTTCAACACCAACCCTCACTGCATTTCTCAGAGATCAGAAACTATCTCCAATGACCCAACAAAGTTCAG CTCTGCTGTGAGTGGTTACATACAAGCAGTTACAGATCTGGCATGTGAAATTTTGGATCTGATGGCAGAGGGATTGTGGGTCCAGAACACTTCAGTCTTCAGCAGCCTCATCACACATCTTGACAGTGACTCAGTCTTCAGGCTCAATCACTATCCTCCTCCTCTTAAGGACAGGGACACTTCAccttcttcctcatttcagaTTCATCATCAGGGCAACAACATTGGATTTGGAGAGCATTCTGATCCTCAGATCCTGACCATCTTGAGATCCAACGATGTGGGTGGCCTCCAAATTTGTCTGGGAGACGGGGTTTGGGTCCCAGTCCCCCCTGACCCCACCAGCTTCTGTGTTAACGTGGGGGACTTGTTGCAG GCCATGACAAATGGGAGGTTTGTGAGCGTGAGACACAGAGCCTTGACCAATTCAGACAAGCCCAGAATGTCAATGGCCTTTTTTGGAGCTCCACCTCTTCATGCATTGATCACTTCTCCCCCAGAGGTGGTCACACCTGAGAGGCCTTCTCTTTACAGGCCATTCACTTGGGCTGAATACAAGGAAATTACATACTCTCTACGGCTCGGGGACAGTCGTCTGAACCTTTTCAAAGCCTGCCCAGACAAGGAAGCTCAAGAGTGA